A window of Argopecten irradians isolate NY chromosome 1, Ai_NY, whole genome shotgun sequence contains these coding sequences:
- the LOC138311441 gene encoding kynurenine formamidase-like translates to MGQLASWIVDPRPTMDWDNSYQKTPSQELDYQYSPSKWTKRMEADVVVADHAQVIGIESEHAKQDLDCQLDIPYGNKPKQKLDIFGAKSLSQGAPVFVYIHGGYWQFLEREKSSFMAAPLVKAGAVVIPVGYEYAPEANMDEIVAQIKDAVTYIIKWATQRGSRGVYLSGHSAGAHLAAMMLSVDWMTECNLTTDIIKGTHFQTLMQHMIISLSLMLPIPQ, encoded by the exons ATGGGTCAA TTAGCGAGTTGGATTGTTGACCCCCGACCAACCATGGACTGGGATAACAGCTACCAGAAAACTCCGAGTCAG GAGTTAGACTACCAGTATTCTCCATCAAAATGGACAAAGCGAATGGAAGCTGATGTTGTTGTTGCTGATCATGCTCAGGTCATTGGGATag AAAGTGAACATGCCAAGCAAGATTTGGATTGCCAGTTGGACATTCCTTATGGAAACAAGCCTAAACAGAAGTTGGACATATTTGGAGCCAAGTCTTTGTCACAAG GTGCTCCTGtctttgtttatatacatgGAGGATATTGGCAGTTTTTAGa ACGAGAAAAGTCAAGTTTTATGGCTGCTCCGCTAGTGAAGGCTGGTGCTGTTGTCATACCCGTGGGATATGAGTATGCACCTGAAG caaatatggatgaaattgtAGCTCAGATCAAAGATGCAGTGACCTATATCATCAAATGGGCAACTCAAAGAGGCTCAAG AGGAGTTTATCTTAGCGGCCATTCGGCTGGAGCTCACCTGGCGGCCATGATGCTCAGTGTTGACTGGATGACAGAATGTAACCTAACAACAGATATAATTAAAGGTACACATTTTCAAACCTTAATGCAGCATATGattatctctctctctctcatgcTTCCCATCCCACAGTGA